A stretch of Antennarius striatus isolate MH-2024 chromosome 6, ASM4005453v1, whole genome shotgun sequence DNA encodes these proteins:
- the LOC137596243 gene encoding claudin-3-like isoform X1, protein MSVGLELIGISLCILGWIIAIVACALPMWRVTAFIGSNIVTAQIIWEGLWMTCVVQSTGQMQCKVYDSMLALSQDLQAARALTVISILLAILAVLIAIAGAKCTNCIDDESSKAKVMIISGVFFIISGFMQLIPVSWTANTIIRDFYNPLLSDAQRRELGAALYIGWAAAALLVLGGGLLCCSCPPRETRYNPSRMAYSASRSAAGPGLERKDYV, encoded by the coding sequence ATGTCTGTCGGGTTGGAGTTGATAGGCATCTCCCTGTGCATTTTGGGATGGATTATTGCCATTGTGGCTTGCGCTCTCCCAATGTGGAGGGTGACGGCTTTCATCGGCAGCAACATTGTGACGGCTCAGATCATTTGGGAGGGCCTGTGGATGACCTGTGTGGTCCAGAGCACTGGtcagatgcagtgtaaggtctACGACTCCATGCTCGCTCTCTCCCAAGACCTCCAAGCTGCCCGTGCCCTCACTGTCATCTCCATCCTCTTGGCCATCTTGGCTGTGCTTATCGCCATTGCTGGGGCCAAGTGCACCAACTGCATTGATGATGAGTCAAGCAAGGCCAAAGTGATGATCATCTCGGGGGTTTTCTTCATCATATCTGGGTTCATGCAGCTCATTCCAGTCTCTTGGACAGCCAACACTATAATAAGGGATTTCTACAATCCCTTACTGAGTGACGCTCAGCGGAGGGAGCTGGGGGCTGCGCTGTACATCGGCTGGGCAGCTGCTGCCCTCCTCGTTCTCGGCGGCGGGCTACTCTGCTGCTCCTGTCCGCCACGTGAGACCAGGTACAACCCTTCACGGATGGCTTACTCTGCTTCACGGTCTGCAGCTGGCCCAGGGTTGGAGAGGAAGGACTACGTATGA
- the LOC137596272 gene encoding claudin-4-like has product MVSQGIQMLGISMALIGWLMVIVVCALPMWKVSAFVGANIITAQTIWQGMWMNCVVQSTGQMQCKVYDSLLALAPDLQAARAMIIISILLGICGVILSIAGGKCTNCIETERSKARACILAGVLFITSGLLCLIPVSWSANTIITNFYNPIIIESQRYELGAALYIGWAAAALLLLGGGLLCWNCPPKHDHPHYVPKFTPVKSVSTSREYV; this is encoded by the coding sequence ATGGTGTCTCAGGGGATTCAGATGCTCGGCATATCAATGGCGCTGATTGGCTGGCTCATGGTCATCGTAGTGTGTGCCTTGCCCATGTGGAAAGTCAGTGCTTTTGTTGGAGCCAACATCATCACAGCTCAGACCATCTGGCAGGGCATGTGGATGAACTGTGTGGTGCAGAGTACAGGTCAAATGCAGTGTAAGGTGTATGATTCTCTTCTGGCTCTGGCTCCAGACTTGCAGGCTGCTCGTGCCATGATAATCATTTCCATCCTGCTTGGAATCTGTGGAGTGATCTTGTCAATCGCTGGTGGGAAATGCACCAACTGCATCGAGACAGAGCGATCAAAGGCGAGGGCTTGTATCCTGGCTGGAGTTTTGTTCATCACCTCTGGGTTGCTCTGCCTCATTCCTGTCTCCTGGTCCGccaacaccatcatcaccaaCTTCTACAACCCGATTATAATCGAATCCCAGAGGTATGAGTTAGGAGCAGCGTTGTATATCGGCTGGGCGGCTGCTGCTCTGCTTCTGTTGGGAGGGGGACTGCTGTGTTGGAATTGCCCACCCAAACACGATCATCCCCACTATGTACCAAAATTCACACCCGTGAAATCAGTGTCAACATCAAGGGAGTATGTATAA
- the cldnj gene encoding claudin j — MALQELGISLSMMGVAGTILICALPMWKVTAFIGTHLVVMQVFWEGLWMTCVSEYTGQMQCKLYDALLDLSPDLQAARGLICISLVLGCLGFLIFLLGAKCTNCLGHPRIKARVVVSSGATFCLAALTTIVAVSWTANSIIRDFHNPRVPEVLKRELGAAIYIGFVISGLLFCGGAILCTSCPPQRLPSTGYTQARTPPHSGYAVKNYV, encoded by the coding sequence ATGGCTCTGCAGGAGTTGGGTATTAGCCTGTCCATGATGGGCGTTGCCGGGACCATCCTGATATGTGCTCTACCCATGTGGAAAGTGACGGCATTCATCGGCACCCATCTGGTGGTCATGCAGGTTTTCTGGGAAGGTTTATGGATGACTTGTGTCAGTGAGTACACGGGTCAGATGCAGTGTAAGCTTTATGATGCCCTGCTAGATTTGTCACCGGACCTCCAGGCAGCTCGAGGCCTAATCTGCATCAGTCTGGTGTTGGGATGTTTGGGTTTCCTCATCTTTCTCCTGGGAGCAAAGTGCACCAACTGCCTTGGTCACCCAAGGATCAAGGCTCGTGTGGTGGTGAGCTCTGGGGCCACCTTCTGCCTGGCAGCTCTAACCACCATTGTTGCAGTTTCCTGGACTGCAAATTCCATCATCAGGGACTTCCACAACCCTCGGGTCCCTGAGGTACTCAAGAGAGAGCTAGGAGCAGCCATATATATAGGCTTTGTGATATCTGGCCTTCTGTTCTGTGGGGGAGCCATACTGTGCACCAGCTGCCCACCACAGAGGTTGCCCAGCACAGGGTACACACAGGCCAGGACTCCCCCACACAGTGGTTATGCCGTCAAGAACTATGTGTGA
- the LOC137596183 gene encoding claudin-4-like, whose translation MAFMGMQMAGSVLALFGWIGVLIACGAPMWKVSAFIGSNIVTSQTLWEGIWMTCMVQSTGQMQCKVYDSMLALSSDLQGARAMMLVSIITGIAGLIIAFVGGKCTNFILEKRTKAKVTLAAGVILIISGVLCFIPVSWTASMIVRDFYNPLVVNGQKRELGASLYIGWGAAALLILGGGLLCANCSSKGNETPSVKYLLNNPGGINSVRSSTTKTYI comes from the coding sequence ATGGCTTTCATGGGAATGCAGATGGCGGGCAGCGTTCTGGCCCTTTTCGGTTGGATAGGCGTGCTCATTGCCTGCGGTGCACCCATGTGGAAGGTCAGTGCCTTCATCGGCAGCAATATAGTGACATCCCAGACCTTGTGGGAGGGCATCTGGATGACCTGCATGGTCCAGAGTACAGGTCAGATGCAGTGCAAAGTGTATGACTCCATGCTGGCTCTGAGCTCTGACCTTCAGGGAGCACGAGCCATGATGTTGGTTTCCATCATAACAGGCATTGCAGGACTCATCATAGCTTTTGTTGGCGGGAAGTGTACCAACTTCATTTTGGAGAAGAGGACCAAAGCGAAGGTGACCTTGGCTGCGGGTGTGATACTGATCATCAGTGGAGTCCTCTGCTTTATCCCGGTTTCCTGGACTGCCAGTATGATCGTAAGGGACTTCTATAATCCTCTAGTAGTAAATGGTCAGAAAAGAGAGCTTGGAGCCTCTCTTTACATCGGCTGGGGGGCTGCAGCACTGCTGATCTTGGGAGGAGGGCTTCTGTGCGCAAACTGTTCCTCCAAAGGCAATGAAACCCCCTCTGTGAAATACCTGCTAAATAACCCTGGAGGAATTAACTCAGTACGATCATCGACAACCAAGACATACATTTGA
- the LOC137596274 gene encoding claudin-4-like: protein MVAAGFQMLGIALCVIGWIGTIIVCALPQWKVTAFVGQNIVTAQTSWEGIWMSCVVQSTGQMQCKVYDSLLALSRDLQAARALIIIAILVGVLGLLLSIAGGKCTNCVEDETAKAKICVASGVLFIIAGVMCLIPVCWTANTIIRNFYNPLTVGSQKKELGAALFIGWGASALLILGGGLLCANCPPKDNYSTAKYAASRATGTKDYV from the coding sequence ATGGTGGCAGCTGGATTTCAGATGCTGGGCATTGCCCTGTGTGTTATTGGCTGGATAGGAACCATCATTGTCTGTGCCCTGCCTCAGTGGAAAGTGACAGCCTTCGTCGGTCAGAACATCGTCACCGCTCAAACCAGTTGGGAGGGCATCTGGATGAGTTGTGTGGTCCAGAGCACGGGCCAGATGCAATGCAAGGTCTATGATTCCTTGTTGGCCCTTTCACGGGACCTCCAGGCAGCCCGCGCCCTCATCATCATAGCCATCCTAGTTGGAGTTTTGGGTCTGCTCCTATCCATCGCAGGGGGCAAATGCACCAACTGTGTAGAGGATGAAACCGCCAAAGCCAAAATATGTGTGGCATCTGGTGTGCTTTTCATCATTGCTGGTGTTATGTGCCTCATCCCTGTGTGCTGGACGGCAAACACCATCATAAGAAACTTCTACAACCCCCTGACTGTGGGGTCTCAGAAGAAGGAGCTTGGAGCTGCACTCTTCATCGGCTGGGGGGCTTCAGCCCTCCTCATCCTGGGCGGTGGACTCCTCTGTGCAAACTGCCCTCCCAAGGACAACTACTCAACTGCCAAGTACGCTGCTTCACGTGCAACTGGAACCAAGGACTACGTCTga
- the LOC137597172 gene encoding claudin-4, whose translation MYSAGLEILGMILAVAGWLGVMVACGLPMWRVAAYIGQNIVISQVIWEGLWMNCSVQSTGQMHCRVHDSMLGLPADLQAARALVIVSMVLCIVGIALSVTGAKCTNCSRDVSSKPRLVVSAGVTFLVAGMLILVAVSWIAHVIVLSFYDPMLEETGKREFGNALYFGWAASCLLILGGALLCCSCPREATSAQSGQGSMLSQVNYSPVKIMSVNGYTRRDYV comes from the coding sequence ATGTATTCCGCTGGTTTGGAAATCCTTGGGATGATCCTGGCCGTGGCTGGCTGGCTGGGGGTGATGGTCGCCTGTGGCCTACCCATGTGGCGGGTGGCGGCCTACATCGGTCAAAACATTGTGATTTCACAGGTGATCTGGGAAGGCTTATGGATGAACTGTTCGGTGCAGAGCACAGGCCAGATGCACTGCAGGGTGCACGACTCCATGCTGGGACTGCCAGCGGACTTACAAGCAGCCCGTGCCTTGGTGATCGTCTCCATGGTgctgtgcattgtgggtattgCCTTGTCAGTGACTGGTGCCAAATGCACCAACTGCAGCCGAGACGTGAGCAGTAAACCGCGGCTTGTGGTGTCTGCTGGAGTAACCTTCCTGGTGGCTGGAATGCTGATTCTGGTGGCAGTGTCCTGGATAGCACATGTCATCGTCCTGAGTTTTTACGACCCAATGTTGGAGGAGACAGGGAAGAGGGAGTTTGGTAACGCTTTGTACTTTGGCTGGGCCGCCTCCTGCTTGCTCATCCTAGGGGGAGCCCTGCTCTGTTGCTCCTGCCCTCGTGAGGCAACTTCAGCACAAAGCGGTCAAGGCTCCATGCTTTCACAGGTGAACTACTCGCCTGTCAAGATCATGTCAGTCAATGGATACACCAGAAGAGACTACGTGTGA
- the LOC137596401 gene encoding claudin-9-like, with translation MGWQLELSALGLAITGWLCTIVTRCLALWKVSGTVDNTTATLPAYWDGVWLDWDHWDLAHDGSLHCSFYQSLMSLSGSFRTWRALLMAAIGVGAFATVIGAIGTVWFPTRKQIKVFSGALYILSAILVLIPTAWTCHHTSQPLKGAVFLRRDWGPALYFGWISFSLLLVCGVFLTTRCPTLGRQVEYPEGSRYPNPEEEANHPLNRINRTVLTNSQYEHRSEPI, from the coding sequence ATGGGGTGGCAGCTGGAGCTCTCTGCCCTCGGCCTGGCCATCACAGGCTGGCTTTGTACCATTGTGACACGCTGCCTTGCTCTGTGGAAGGTAAGCGGCACTGTGGACAACACCACGGCTACCCTGCCTGCCTACTGGGATGGGGTGTGGCTGGACTGGGATCACTGGGACTTGGCCCATGACGGTAGCCTGCACTGCTCTTTCTATCAGTCTCTTATGTCTCTTTCTGGAAGTTTTCGGACATGGAGGGCCCTCTTAATGGCAGCCATTGGAGTTGGGGCTTTTGCCACAGTGATAGGAGCAATAGGGACGGTATGGTTCCCCACTCGAAAGCAGATCAAAGTGTTTTCTGGTGCTTTGTACATTTTATCTGCAATCCTAGTGCTGATCCCCACAGCCTGGACGTGTCATCACACCAGTCAGCCACTGAAGGGTGCTGTGTTTCTGAGAAGAGACTGGGGCCCTGCGCTGTACTTCGGATGGATCTCCTTTTCTTTATTGTTGGTGTGTGGAGTGTTCCTCACCACCAGATGCCCAACTTTAGGGAGGCAGGTGGAGTACCCTGAGGGAAGCAGGTATCCTAACCCAGAGGAGGAGGCCAATCACCCACTCAATAGGATCAACAGGACTGTGTTAACAAACAGTCAGTATGAACACAGATCAGAGCCTATCTGA
- the cldne gene encoding claudin e has translation MVSQGRQMLGFVLAIIGSLGTIIVCALPMWRVSAFIGANIVTAQVIWEGLWMNCVMQSTGQMQCKIYDSLLALPQDLQAARALVVIAIIVAILGIILGIAGGKCTNFVEDKAAKAKVAIASGIVFICAGVLVLIPVCWSANTTIRDFYNPITTTGQRRELGAALYIGWGTAALLLLGGALLCSSCPPKDSPEYPVKYSGARSVATSRAYV, from the coding sequence ATGGTGTCACAGGGACGACAGATGCTGGGCTTTGTCCTGGCCATCATTGGCAGTCTGGGAACCATAATTGTGTGTGCCCTGCCAATGTGGAGGGTCTCAGCCTTCATTGGAGCCAACATTGTGACAGCGCAGGTCATCTGGGAAGGCTTATGGATGAACTGCGTGATGCAGAGCACAGGCCAGATGCAGTGCAAGATCTATGATTCTTTGCTGGCTCTACCCCAGGACCTTCAGGCTGCCAGGGCTCTTGTGGTCATTGCCATCATTGTTGCCATCCTTGGGATCATTCTGGGTATAGCCGGAGGAAAATGCACCAACTTTGTGGAGGATAAAGCAGCCAAAGCGAAGGTGGCCATTGCATCTGGAATTGTCTTCATTTGTGCTGGTGTTCTGGTCCTCATCCCTGTCTGCTGGTCTGCCAACACCACTATCAGGGATTTCTACAACCCCATCACAACCACCGGCCAGAGGAGAGAGCTGGGGGCCGCACTTTACATCGGCTGGGGCACAGCTGCACTTCTCCTCCTTGGCGGTGCCCTACTCTGCAGCTCATGCCCACCCAAAGACAGCCCTGAATATCCAGTCAAGTATTCCGGTGCGAGGTCAGTTGCTACCAGCAGAGCCTACGTGTGA
- the LOC137596243 gene encoding claudin-3-like isoform X2 — translation MPSVGLEILGVTLAVLGWILAIVSCALPMWRVSAFIGMNIVTAQITWEGLWMNCVVQSTGQMQCKIHDSMLALTADLQAARALTIISIIVGIVGVLVGMMGSKCTNCVEEESAKARVMIAAGVTFIVASLTQLIPVSWSAHSIIMEFYNPMVAEAQKREIGTIMSVGLELIGISLCILGWIIAIVACALPMWRVTAFIGSNIVTAQIIWEGLWMTCVVQSTGQMQCKVYDSMLALSQDLQAARALTVISILLAILAVLIAIAGAKCTNCIDDESSKAKVMIISGVFFIISGFMQLIPVSWTANTIIRDFYNPLLSDAQRRELGAALYIGWAAAALLVLGGGLLCCSCPPRETRYNPSRMAYSASRSAAGPGLERKDYV, via the exons ATGCCTTCAGTGGGACTGGAGATACTTGGAGTGACTCTGGCAGTCCTGGGATGGATTTTAGCCATCGTATCCTGTGCTTTGCCCATGTGGAGAGTGTCAGCTTTTATTGGGATGAATATCGTCACAGCCCAGATCACCTGGGAAGGCCTTTGGATGAACTGCGTGGTCCAAAGCACAGGACAGATGCAGTGTAAAATCCATGACTCTATGTTGGCTCTAACTGCAGACCTTCAGGCTGCCCGCGCCCTCACTATCATCTCCATTATAGTGGGCATTGTGGGAGTCTTGGTGGGCATGATGGGGTCAAAATGCACTAACTGTGTAGAAGAAGAGTCTGCCAAGGCTCGGGTGATGATTGCAGCCGGCGTGACCTTCATTGTGGCATCTCTTACCCAGCTGATCCCTGTGTCCTGGTCAGCACACAGCATCATCATGGAGTTCTACAATCCAATGGTAGCAGAGGCTCAGAAGAGGGAGATCGGA ACTAT CATGTCTGTCGGGTTGGAGTTGATAGGCATCTCCCTGTGCATTTTGGGATGGATTATTGCCATTGTGGCTTGCGCTCTCCCAATGTGGAGGGTGACGGCTTTCATCGGCAGCAACATTGTGACGGCTCAGATCATTTGGGAGGGCCTGTGGATGACCTGTGTGGTCCAGAGCACTGGtcagatgcagtgtaaggtctACGACTCCATGCTCGCTCTCTCCCAAGACCTCCAAGCTGCCCGTGCCCTCACTGTCATCTCCATCCTCTTGGCCATCTTGGCTGTGCTTATCGCCATTGCTGGGGCCAAGTGCACCAACTGCATTGATGATGAGTCAAGCAAGGCCAAAGTGATGATCATCTCGGGGGTTTTCTTCATCATATCTGGGTTCATGCAGCTCATTCCAGTCTCTTGGACAGCCAACACTATAATAAGGGATTTCTACAATCCCTTACTGAGTGACGCTCAGCGGAGGGAGCTGGGGGCTGCGCTGTACATCGGCTGGGCAGCTGCTGCCCTCCTCGTTCTCGGCGGCGGGCTACTCTGCTGCTCCTGTCCGCCACGTGAGACCAGGTACAACCCTTCACGGATGGCTTACTCTGCTTCACGGTCTGCAGCTGGCCCAGGGTTGGAGAGGAAGGACTACGTATGA
- the LOC137596271 gene encoding claudin-4-like, with protein MGRLGKEVAGQVISFIGFVGVAVTCGVPMWRVTTFVGANIVTGQTIWDGLWMNCVMQSTGQMQCSLNESVMRLTSDLQAARALVIISLIFAFIGFIISFIGAKCTGCLKQEASRAKVVIIAGCLIIISAILVLIPVCWSAAVSITDFQNPLTIETQRREIGASIYIGWASSLILLIGGIILTTSCPPQRPMYGYPGYAPPPVYQYGPATYGPVYAPPSSRPYTGTGSYVPSKPYAAPGSISRQYL; from the coding sequence ATGGGGAGACTTGGCAAGGAAGTGGCAGGTCAGGTCATCAGCTTTATAGGCTTTGTTGGTGTGGCAGTAACCTGTGGAGTCCCCATGTGGAGAGTGACTACCTTTGTTGGGGCAAACATCGTTACAGGGCAGACGATTTGGGACGGTCTGTGGATGAACTGTGTGATGCAAAGTACTGGACAGATGCAGTGCAGTCTCAACGAGTCCGTCATGCGACTCACTAGTGATCTACAAGCTGCCCGGGCCCTGGTCATCATCTCCCTCATCTTCGCCTTCATCGGCTTCATTATCAGCTTCATCGGAGCTAAGTGCACCGGCTGCCTGAAGCAAGAGGCATCAAGGGCCAAAGTTGTGATCATAGCTGGATGCCTTATCATTATTTCAGCTATCCTGGTCCTCATCCCCGTCTGCTGGTCTGCAGCCGTCTCCATCACAGACTTCCAGAACCCCTTGACCATCGAGACTCAGAGGAGGGAAATTGGGGCCTCTATCTACATTGGCTGGGCCTCGTCTTTAATCCTTCTGATCGGTGGGATTATCCTTACTACATCCTGCCCACCTCAAAGACCCATGTATGGATACCCAGGCTACGCACCACCACCGGTGTATCAGTACGGCCCGGCAACATATGGACCTGTGTATGCTCCCCCATCCAGCCGACCGTACACAGGCACTGGATCATATGTGCCCAGCAAACCATATGCAGCACCAGGTTCTATCTCTAGACAGTACCTGTAA